Proteins encoded by one window of Cyanobacteriota bacterium:
- a CDS encoding ATP-binding protein: MAEVLANLEAKIEGSSAILEIDELPKIEAIETQMLQVFQNLISNAIKYQKPDSRPKVQVKVKSNKNNYEITISDNGIGFEQEQADKIFEQFYRLHNKNSHYQGTGIGLAICHRIVDKHHGKILATSEPGKGSSFVVTLPLKQPKREVGLVKTL, from the coding sequence ATGGCAGAAGTATTAGCCAATCTAGAAGCTAAGATAGAAGGAAGCTCGGCTATATTAGAAATAGATGAACTACCTAAGATAGAAGCTATCGAAACTCAAATGCTACAAGTATTTCAAAACTTAATCTCTAATGCTATAAAATACCAGAAGCCTGATAGCCGTCCTAAGGTTCAAGTCAAAGTTAAGTCTAATAAGAACAATTATGAAATTACTATTAGTGATAATGGTATAGGCTTTGAACAAGAACAAGCCGATAAAATTTTTGAACAGTTTTATCGCTTGCATAATAAAAATAGTCATTATCAAGGTACTGGTATTGGTTTGGCTATTTGTCATAGAATTGTCGATAAACATCATGGAAAGATATTGGCAACTAGTGAGCCTGGTAAGGGTAGTAGTTTCGTTGTGACTTTGCCACTTAAACAGCCGAAGCGAGAAGTGGGCTTGGTCAAAACTTTATAG
- a CDS encoding ATP-binding protein produces MEKTLRILLIDDSETDRDLYKLFIGVSRLNINYEFIEADNVLTGFELYKSKKPDLVFLDFSMPKLTGLEFMKMINPQHQPIISTPVIVLTGMGDEEVAIEFMKLGAVDYLQKSELNQVNLSRCLTTVYNKYILNKDAIAKLIQLNSLTANDINVDDLIQELTKVKEEFGAFTYVASHDLNEPLRKVKAFSDKLKSKYASVIDDKGMQYLDIIHNATIRMQVLLSDLLDYSRTNTLELNPEPIDLNLLVNELKTNLGTSMQVPDIDFQTNNLPKVNANKTFMTQLLTHLIRNALMYQEAGTTPNLKINAEAKDDYLEISVKDNGIGFEEDLKERIFKPFERLHNRSSVYPGTGLGLAICRKIAERHSGTISADSSPNQGSVFTVKLPKELLI; encoded by the coding sequence ATGGAAAAGACATTAAGAATACTATTAATCGATGATTCAGAGACAGATAGAGATCTCTATAAATTATTTATTGGAGTATCTAGATTAAATATAAACTATGAATTTATTGAAGCTGATAATGTTTTGACTGGTTTTGAATTATACAAAAGCAAAAAACCAGATCTCGTTTTTCTTGACTTCTCTATGCCAAAGCTTACAGGACTGGAGTTTATGAAGATGATTAACCCTCAACATCAACCAATTATTAGCACTCCGGTAATTGTTTTAACTGGTATGGGAGATGAAGAAGTTGCTATTGAGTTTATGAAGCTTGGAGCAGTAGATTATTTGCAAAAATCTGAGCTCAATCAAGTAAATTTATCTCGTTGCTTAACAACAGTTTATAACAAATATATTTTAAACAAAGATGCTATCGCAAAACTGATTCAGCTTAATTCTCTTACAGCGAATGATATTAATGTGGATGATTTAATACAAGAATTAACTAAAGTGAAAGAGGAGTTTGGGGCTTTTACATATGTAGCTTCTCATGACTTAAATGAACCCCTACGTAAGGTCAAAGCCTTTAGTGATAAGCTCAAAAGCAAATACGCATCAGTAATCGATGATAAAGGCATGCAGTATCTTGATATCATCCATAACGCAACAATAAGAATGCAAGTACTCTTGTCAGATCTTTTAGACTATTCTAGAACTAACACCTTGGAGCTTAACCCTGAACCTATAGACCTCAATTTATTAGTAAATGAACTGAAAACTAATTTGGGCACGAGTATGCAAGTTCCTGATATAGATTTTCAAACTAATAATTTACCGAAGGTGAATGCAAACAAAACTTTTATGACACAACTTTTGACTCATCTGATACGTAACGCCTTAATGTACCAAGAAGCAGGTACGACTCCAAATCTCAAAATTAATGCTGAGGCTAAAGATGATTATTTAGAAATTTCTGTCAAGGATAACGGTATAGGTTTTGAGGAAGATTTAAAAGAAAGAATTTTCAAACCATTTGAAAGACTTCATAATAGAAGTAGCGTGTATCCAGGAACTGGATTGGGGCTTGCCATTTGTCGCAAGATAGCTGAAAGACACTCAGGGACTATAAGCGCTGATTCTAGCCCTAATCAAGGTAGTGTGTTTACTGTTAAATTACCTAAAGAACTTTTGATTTGA